TGTCGTGCAGAATTAATTTTAGCAGCGAAAAAACTTGGATAAAACCAGATTTGCATTACAATAGGAATAGGGGGTTGTATTTAAAATATTTCAAAATTTTTCTACTCGACTTATGTTGGGATTATAAAAGCTTCAGCTTTCAGATGTTTTAACCCCAAATTAAAGAGCTTATCCGTTCCATGAGAGGATGAAATTAAATTCTGTAGTAGTATTAGTTGAATTTAAAATATACTTAAAAGCTGAACAATAACTGTTTATGCGACGATTATTTTATGTTATAATTTCAATTGTAAGGGTAGCCATAAGTCTATAAAACTAACTTAATTGAATTTAGCTTACCGGAAACAATATTATGAAAAAACTTTTAGTGACAGGTGGAGCTGGGTTTATTGGAAGTAATTTTGTTCGATATATTCTGTCCGATTTTCCAGAGTATAGTGTTATAGTTCTTGATAAATTAACGTATGCGGGAAACCTAGAAAATCTGGCTGGATTAGCGGAACAATTTGGTACTCGATATCATTTTGTTTATGGAGATATCTGTGATTCGCAACTAGTTAATCAACTCACCGCAGGATGTTATGGAATCGTTAATTTTGCTGCAGAAACCCATGTTGACCGGTCAATCATTAATGCTGGTAGTTTTGTACAAACCGATGTCTATGGAACTTATGTTCTCTTAGAATCTGCACGAATGAATAACATTGAGTTATTCCTGCAAATTTCAACTGATGAAGTATATGGAGAAGCGCCTGGCCGTCCTTCTCGGGAAGATGATGCGTTGATGCCGAAAAGTCCGTACGCTGCAAGTAAATGTGGCGCGGATCGACTGGCATATTCTTACTATACGACATATAATATGCCGGTGATTATTACTCGATGTACAAATAATTTTGGTCCATATCAGCATCCGGAGAAGCTTATCCCGTTATTTATCTCGAATTTACTTGAAAACAAACCGGTTCCGGTTTATGGTTCAGGGAAAAACACTCGAGATTGGATTTATGTTGAAGACCATTGTCGAGCGTTGGCGTTATTTTTAGATAAAGGAAAACAATATGCAGGAGAGGTATTTAATATCGGTAGTGGAACCGAAAAAAGCGTATTAGATATTACTGAAACGCTTATCCGAATTCTTAATAAATCATGTGAATTGATTCAGTTTGTGGTAGATCGTCCTGGTCATGTTCAACGTCATGCGGTTGATACAACTAAACTCCGAACTAAATTCGGTTGGCAGCCGGAAACAGATTTTACTACTGGATTAGAGAAAACCATCAATTGGTATGTTACACATCAGATGTGGTGGCGAAAAATAAAAGAAAAAAATGAAGAGTACCGAAAATTTTATGAACAAAACTACATCCAACGAGATATAACATTTGAGCGAGCAAACAGAAAAACATAACAATGAATTATGATATTTCTAAATCTTTAGATAAATATGATAAAAGATGTTAAAACTAAACAATTGCGTGTTATTCCTGATGAACGCGGCCGGTTAATGGAAGTGTTACGGAATGATGATGAACTTTATATTAAATTCGGTCAGATATATATGACCACGACTTATCCTGGCGTGGTTAAAGGATGGCATCTTCATCGTGTTCAAGTTGATAATATTGTTGCAATTAAAGGCATGATAAAATTAGTAATTTATGATGCACGAGAGGATTCTCCTACCCATGGTGAAATAAACGAATTTTTTATTGGGGAGTATAATCCAATGTTAGTACAGATTCCCAATGGAGTATATCACGGCTGGAAATGTATCAGTGAGTCAGAAGCGATAATAATAAATTGTCCTACCGAAGTATATCATTACACTCATCCTGACCAAGTTAATCTTCCACCGCATGGATCTGTTATCCCCTATGATTGGTCAATTCAAGAAAAATGAGTGAATGGAAATCTAGGAATTTAAATTTCCTAATTGATATATATTGAGTTTTATAATAAGGTGCCGGAGTGAACTGAGATGATGCGAATTCTGATAACCGGGGCAAAAGGAATGTTAGGAACAGATATATATAAGGTTTTAAGGCCCCATCATCAAGTTACTGGCATAGATATTCAGGAAGTTGATATAACACAACCCCACCAGATTTATAATTATTTAAAACCATACCGGTTTGATTTAATTATTCATACAGCTGCTAGCACTGATGTCGATGGTTGTGAGGAAAACCCGGGAAAAGCGTTTACTATCAATGGTATAGGAACTCGAAATATGGGTGAATATGCAAAACAAATTAACGCAAGATTTCTATATATTAGCACTGATTATATATTTGATGGAATGAAAGGTGAACCTTATAGAGAAGATGATGTACCTAATCCAATTAATATTTATGGAAAGACAAAACTTGAGGGTGAGAAATACATTCAGCAATTAGACATACCATATTATATTGTTCGAACATCGTGGTTATTTGGACAGAACGGAAAGAATTTTGTTAATACAATTCTAGAAAAAGCGAAACGGTATAAGAGCATCGAAGTAGTTAATGACCAGTTCGGTTCACCGACATATACCTTAGATTTAGCTATTGCAATTGCAATGCTCATTAAGACCGAAAAATACGGTATATATCATATCAGTAATAGCGGAATTTGTTCTTGGTATGAGTTTGCCTGTGAAATATTGAAAATAAAAGGATTAAGTAATAAAGTTAAAGTTCAACCGATAGGTTCTGGCGAGCTTACTCGACTCGCGAAGCGACCACAATATTCAAAGTTAGATTCCTCAAAATATGAACGAATTACCGGGCATACGCTGCGTTCATGGCAAGAAGCATTAAAGGAATATTTAGAGAATATTAATTTTGCTATTGAAGACTGAAAATTTTAATTACGAAAAGTATATTATAGTTGTAAGCAAAATTGAAGTATAGGCAATTCAAGTGAAGTGAATGATGTCATGTAGAGAAGCAACTTAATAAGTAAACATTTTATATTTATATCCAATTTTCTGGAGAAGAAAATATGAAAGGAATAATTTTAGCTGGTGGGTTAGGGACTCGATTGTTTCCGTTGACAAAAATAACGAATAAACACCTATTGCCAGTTTGGGATAAACCGATGATATATTATCCGTTACAAACTTTGGTATCTGCAGGAATCAAAGATATCCTGATTGTTACTGGAGGGAATAACGCTGGTGATTTCCTCCGTCTTTTAGGTAATGGAAAAGAATTTGGATTAAAGCATCTAAATTATACTTATCAGGAAAAGGAAGGTGGTATTGCAGAAGCACTCAGTTTAGCGGAACATTTTGCCGGTGAAGAACAAGTGGTAGTTATTCTCGGGGACAATATTATCGAAGATAATATTAGCGGAGCGGTGGAACGATTTAAAAAACAACAGTATGGTGCGCGAATTTTCCTTAAACAAGTACCTGACCCAGAACGATTTGGAGTCGTAGAATTTAAAAGTAATAGAGTGGTTCGTATCATTGAAAAACCGAAAAAACCTAAATCGAATTATATTGTGGTTGGGATATATATGTATGATGCGGAAGTATTCAAAATTATTAAAACATTGAAACCATCAGAACGAGGTGAATTAGAAATAACCGATGTCAATAATGCGTATATTCAACGCGGACTTATGGAATATGAGATTCTTCAAGGACATTGGACTGATGCAGGAACGTTTTATTCGTTATTGCGTGCCAATTTGTTATCCATGGATAAGAAAGAGCGAATGAAATTATTAAAAGAATTACAGATTACAGATAAATCTTATAAAACCACTGGGAAATGAGTTATGACAAAATTATATGACAATATTATATGTAGTTCCATTTGCCAATATTCGAGTAAAACAATTTGCTGAATATATAGAACGATTAGGGAATCGAGTTATAGTTGTTGATGTATCACATTGTTGGGTAGCAGAAAATTCAATAGCGGAAGGGAAATATTTTGCTGGGAAAAACAATCAACAACAAATCCGATATATTGAACCACCGTTTCAGTTTACCAATTTGGCTTTAAAGGTATTGTGTTCAATTCCACGAATCATTTTTTATCTGTATCGAATAATTCAACATGATAATATTGATGTAGTTATTGCATATAATCCAGCTATATATACCGCATTACCGGTTTGGTTAGCATGTTTACTAAAGAAAATTCCTTGGTATATTTATTATGTTGAACTTGTTGGGTATGCTCCGACTGGGATGCGGTTCCGTAAATGGTTTGAAAAATTCATCGTTCGCCGTGCAAACTATGTTATTTCGTTAACTGAATGTTGGAAATCATATATTTCGCAAAATTGGAACATAGCACCAGAACGGATTTTTGTTTTACGATTAGCCATCGATATCAAAGCATTTGATCGGGAAATTATTAATATTGAAAAATATCAGCAGTTATATGGTATCACATCCGAAAATAAGGTGTTAGTGAATGCAGGGACAACATATCCGGTTAAAACCAAGCAAGGTATCTATGATTTACAAGATGTAGCGACACTTATTCGGGGTCTACCAATCATACACCGGAAATATCCTCAAACGAAACTTATTCTACTGGGAATTGGTCATGACCAATCAATTATTGGTTTAGTGAAAGAGCTCAATCTTGAGAAACAGGTAGTCATTGTTGGACGATTTATGTTTTGGGAAGAACAGCATTTATCAACATTAGCTATGGCGGATATTCTCTGTTTACCATCAAGCGATGCGGAAGCTATGCGATATTTTAGTAAGTATAAAGCATTAGATTATATGGCTGCAAAACGTCCTATTGTAGCATCTGGAACACTATCGTTGCAGGAAACCTTAAAGGATAGCGCAATATATTATATTCCGCATCGGCCGGATTCGTTTGCGGAAAAAGTGATATATTGTTTTGAGCATCCAGAAGAAACGCAAATACAGGTTGAAAAAGCATATCAAATACTTTTAACCGAACATCTTTGGGAAATAGAAAGTAAACGATTAATAGCGTTTCTTCAGCAACATATTCAGCAAAATCACCAAATCGAATAGGTAGATTATTATTTGATACATTTTCCAATCTATCATTTATATTTGTTTGATGGTCTATGAATAGCTTTTGTTTTTTATCATTAAATATGTCAAATTTATCGTTATACATTCGATAAATCTATTTAAGCCACTGTGTCCAAATTATGAATCGAACAGATAAATCTTATGTCCCACAATTATGGTATGGAAATATGTATCAAGAGGACATTTATGCAGATTTACGAATCCAGAAATATGCTAAAATGGTTATTCCTTATTTAAAAAAAGGAGCCGAAATATTAGATATCGGTTGTTATACAGCACGGTTATACGATTTTTTGCCGAAAAGTAACCAAATTGAATATTGGGGAGTAGATTTTGATGAACAAGCGTTATCCATTGCAAAACAAAAAGGAATACATGTTCAATTCGTTCGATTTGATACCGATCCCATTCCACTACAAAAACAATTTGATATCATTGTTGCCGGAGAAGTGTTAGAACATTTAATTAATCCAGCTAATTTAATGGAGCAAATGCAACGTCTATTAAAATCGGATGGCATAGTCCTTATTTCGTTACCTAATGAATGCACCCTCTATCATCGAATCATGTGTCTAATAGGCTCTGGGGTAGATTCGCAAGCGTTTCAATTATATAAACATCTTCATCTGCCGACGATTAAACAAAGTGAACAGTTTATCAGTAAATATTTTAACATTATTAAAAAAGCATATTTTGTTAATCCAGGTGGTAAGGGGTCAAAATGGGAAATGGTCGGAAAAATCAGTTCGATGCTCCCCATAGGTTTTTGGCAAAAACTGGGTGATTGGTTTCCGACGCTATTTGCTCGTGGGACAATTTTCCTTTGTGTTACACGTGAAAGCTCAAAACAATAAAGATTTTGATTA
This genomic interval from bacterium contains the following:
- the rfbB gene encoding dTDP-glucose 4,6-dehydratase, which gives rise to MKKLLVTGGAGFIGSNFVRYILSDFPEYSVIVLDKLTYAGNLENLAGLAEQFGTRYHFVYGDICDSQLVNQLTAGCYGIVNFAAETHVDRSIINAGSFVQTDVYGTYVLLESARMNNIELFLQISTDEVYGEAPGRPSREDDALMPKSPYAASKCGADRLAYSYYTTYNMPVIITRCTNNFGPYQHPEKLIPLFISNLLENKPVPVYGSGKNTRDWIYVEDHCRALALFLDKGKQYAGEVFNIGSGTEKSVLDITETLIRILNKSCELIQFVVDRPGHVQRHAVDTTKLRTKFGWQPETDFTTGLEKTINWYVTHQMWWRKIKEKNEEYRKFYEQNYIQRDITFERANRKT
- a CDS encoding dTDP-4-dehydrorhamnose 3,5-epimerase family protein, with product MIKDVKTKQLRVIPDERGRLMEVLRNDDELYIKFGQIYMTTTYPGVVKGWHLHRVQVDNIVAIKGMIKLVIYDAREDSPTHGEINEFFIGEYNPMLVQIPNGVYHGWKCISESEAIIINCPTEVYHYTHPDQVNLPPHGSVIPYDWSIQEK
- the rfbD gene encoding dTDP-4-dehydrorhamnose reductase, which encodes MMRILITGAKGMLGTDIYKVLRPHHQVTGIDIQEVDITQPHQIYNYLKPYRFDLIIHTAASTDVDGCEENPGKAFTINGIGTRNMGEYAKQINARFLYISTDYIFDGMKGEPYREDDVPNPINIYGKTKLEGEKYIQQLDIPYYIVRTSWLFGQNGKNFVNTILEKAKRYKSIEVVNDQFGSPTYTLDLAIAIAMLIKTEKYGIYHISNSGICSWYEFACEILKIKGLSNKVKVQPIGSGELTRLAKRPQYSKLDSSKYERITGHTLRSWQEALKEYLENINFAIED
- a CDS encoding sugar phosphate nucleotidyltransferase, translating into MKGIILAGGLGTRLFPLTKITNKHLLPVWDKPMIYYPLQTLVSAGIKDILIVTGGNNAGDFLRLLGNGKEFGLKHLNYTYQEKEGGIAEALSLAEHFAGEEQVVVILGDNIIEDNISGAVERFKKQQYGARIFLKQVPDPERFGVVEFKSNRVVRIIEKPKKPKSNYIVVGIYMYDAEVFKIIKTLKPSERGELEITDVNNAYIQRGLMEYEILQGHWTDAGTFYSLLRANLLSMDKKERMKLLKELQITDKSYKTTGK
- a CDS encoding glycosyltransferase yields the protein MTILYVVPFANIRVKQFAEYIERLGNRVIVVDVSHCWVAENSIAEGKYFAGKNNQQQIRYIEPPFQFTNLALKVLCSIPRIIFYLYRIIQHDNIDVVIAYNPAIYTALPVWLACLLKKIPWYIYYVELVGYAPTGMRFRKWFEKFIVRRANYVISLTECWKSYISQNWNIAPERIFVLRLAIDIKAFDREIINIEKYQQLYGITSENKVLVNAGTTYPVKTKQGIYDLQDVATLIRGLPIIHRKYPQTKLILLGIGHDQSIIGLVKELNLEKQVVIVGRFMFWEEQHLSTLAMADILCLPSSDAEAMRYFSKYKALDYMAAKRPIVASGTLSLQETLKDSAIYYIPHRPDSFAEKVIYCFEHPEETQIQVEKAYQILLTEHLWEIESKRLIAFLQQHIQQNHQIE
- a CDS encoding class I SAM-dependent methyltransferase; this encodes MNRTDKSYVPQLWYGNMYQEDIYADLRIQKYAKMVIPYLKKGAEILDIGCYTARLYDFLPKSNQIEYWGVDFDEQALSIAKQKGIHVQFVRFDTDPIPLQKQFDIIVAGEVLEHLINPANLMEQMQRLLKSDGIVLISLPNECTLYHRIMCLIGSGVDSQAFQLYKHLHLPTIKQSEQFISKYFNIIKKAYFVNPGGKGSKWEMVGKISSMLPIGFWQKLGDWFPTLFARGTIFLCVTRESSKQ